The following are encoded together in the Chaetodon auriga isolate fChaAug3 chromosome 6, fChaAug3.hap1, whole genome shotgun sequence genome:
- the nlrc5 gene encoding protein NLRC5 isoform X3 gives MDEEVDPDDANVNFVLAQESSELLSILSSQSPAVIMKLCQMMPGHTGWNINRPAPSAAALTEHIKAMLEYFREASAADCSNFLQSMCILCENIPMHLESRLMSLAGHANTDAIQSPPTEPVSLRNTDVCENSSVTDEKSSSPPSEQQLIKRPRIDYWEQYIFAVMRLMTMRWERLSECLVREVPLENVWVSLRTANRGRDRPDQTPGSADRGSRTPEPDGDYGSTESRVTLETFLQGCAGKVTVLTGQSGSGKTLLMSSLGQQWACGLGPIPSSFLFVLLEFRQLNLLSQPLSLSDLLFRHYLPPRGGDDEKRAIVEYLLSNPEQSCWVLDGYDEFHSKLTRQEVQKELLDPESPLPVANLISGLLNRQLLPGCTVMVTCRPRDVTDLDGIPDKVGQLLGWDCHEIKEYVHSFFGVKGHTADRALGVQAADLLLSTRHLVAMSSLPVRCNICCICLEHLLLEGRDTRMAQKQEEKGNETRKEARENEEKGVQMPGGARGKEGSFGGNHAQREDQGGRRRGSEEIMMDVANSRDLLPPTLTQVYLTGLTAFLSRDPEKRGRKDTKTVTPQQSIVDMLSQYRSELCELSQLAWKGLEDSKILFMEEDISQDVLHFSVRTGLFSKVELRREDGMLVNSYCFIHLTVQEFLAALRIMTSQDVSEAQLTKRFSLKTRWTTKSDQRTVFTDSLHLYVCGLASPRCTQALVQLARTSGGAGGLSFVQTRQALVIKMLKKLCHSNTLTGPKILELCHCVQESQDHQLAQRVLGMRPTLELRNIRLEPNDIDALAFVVNSVGDNFIGLDFGACSMELECLDVLPRCQYIHYLCFRGRKYGDKFAEKLSSILPKFTTLRKLEFCGASLTATGAACLASALQNCPAITEINVSDNNLKDAGIEHIADVFTKLPGLVSVMLGRNNSSLKAVDCLIRKMTSCLNIQHVHADGMKEMTVTFSQNSDLKGHETKSEPRISLLNQKWSQPEMHKLAESVACCPALSILDMNDSCSSVEDLVILTALLPDCPAVIELHIRLQSPAQVSIVFSGRREKPADERSKILCLSCCGLLPADLERVWRSLGTSSDVTLLDLSSNCLGKKGLRKLLEVLPRLSDIQEIHAHNNNIGMDGVVMLADALCSHNSLTEILISHEGREQVTLKFCPDKSNDRQQMKTFRINDSSLLPSNVTTLCRRLVQCHSPLELDLSHSSLTDKAVENLLKVLPKMTSLQRLNVSHSITSTAAALMLVSCLTVSQRAMSVELRPQTESFIHFDSVKAEHASCRLTHFSLNGDSLERLLGILQQGPHLSGLDLSSNQLEDEGVKRFVDSLPELKIISCVNLSNNSLTQQGLLDVASTLSTCANVSDVEVSLRAGERCVIWFTQYEGCEKTLSVRESSLEHEHLIRLAEIVSVCPSLTKLELKNNWLQSDWIEDFVKALNSSDRGFSVSIEEYWIRSEEAVSLVCRCLDLNSNIHTIKVHYTTLHLSLMKSTELTSVSDDSADLTPSMATEKIGLMDCAVEGHQLASMTRIIQKCPLLTELDFSNNTLGLEGAEFLCSVLPSLPHLTSLSIASKEARVVEKLSEALLQATALQRLNLSGHVIDDSAAQIMTMVFPRLRSLNLSHCVWSAAGGLQLIKALGECVSLEGLCLDSLELNEESRVCLAQSLRNINSIRSLKLNKIAPAMGQSGANSVLDLLPALEGLTRMEEIELDGWRMADRGIELLTRLLPVWTQLTKISLSKNLISDQSGDKLLEALSSCGHLEELHVSGNNLGDLTAARMALVLPSLTHVTVLDISENRIGHEGSVSLSKAIMCMKNLTKIHLTSVGTSELCAVAASLAHCPLIQDVGLGWNTCGDDVAEELARVMPLCQKLTRIDLESNSVSVFGAEALVRALQLCPALQLIRLWRNNISPTEANRLHLKDRRLNFSST, from the exons CTGATGCCATTCAGTCTCCACCCACAGAACCAGTGTCTCTGAGAAACACAG ATGTTTGTGAAAATTCCAGTGTAACGGATGAGAAGTCGTCATCACCAccctcagagcagcagctcatcaaACGCCCACGGATTG ACTACTGGGAGCAGTACATTTTTGCGGTGATGAGGTTAATGACAATGAGGTGGGAGCGACTCAGTGAGTGCCTGGTGAGAGAAGTGCCCCTAGAGAATGTGTGGGTCAGCCTAAGAACAGCCAACAGAGGCAGGGACAGACCTGATCAAACCCCTGGATCagcagacagagggagcagaaCACCAG AGCCTGATGGGGATTATGGGTCGACGGAGTCCAGAGTGACGTTGGAGACCTTCCTCCAGGGATGTGCGGGAAAGGTGACAGTTCTCACTGGCCAATCTGGATCAGGAAAAACTCTGCTGATGTCTAGTTTAGGACAGCAGTGGGCTTGTGGACTA GGCCCTATCCCCTCATCCTTTCTGTTTGTCCTGCTGGAGTTTCGGCAGCTCAACTTACTCTCCCaacctctctccctgtctgacCTGCTATTCCGACACTACCTCCCTCCAAGAGGGGGTGATGACGAAAAG aGAGCCATTGTGGAATATCTCCTCTCCAATCCAGAGCAAAGCTGTTGGGTGCTCGATGGCTATGATGAGTTTCACAGCAAACTCACCAGACAAGAGGTGCAGAAGGAGCTTCTGGACCCAGAAAGCCCTCTGCCTGTCGCAAACCTCATCTCAGGGTTATTAAATCGTCAGCTTCTTCCAGGATGTACTGTTATGGTCACCTGTCGTCCACGTGATGTCACTGATTTGGACGGCATACCAGATAAAGTGGGGCAGCTACTGGGGTGGGACTGCCATGAAATCAAGGAGTATGTACACAGCTTCTTTGGAGTAAAAG gtcacacagcagacagagctcTTGGGGTGCAGGCAGCAGACCTCCTTCTTTCCACTCGACATCTCGTTGCCATGTCATCCCTCCCGGTCCGCTGCAACATCTGCTGCATCTGTCTGGAGCATTTACTGCTGGAAGGGAGAGACACAAGGATggcacagaaacaggaagagaaaggaaacgAGACAAGGAAAGAAgccagagaaaatgaagaaaaaggagTACAGATGCCAGGAGGGGCACGAGGAAAAGAGGGCAGTTTCGGAGGGAATCACGCACAGAGGGAAGATCAAGGCGGAAGAAGACGAGGGAGTGAAGAAATAATGATGGATGTGGCAAATAGTAGAGACCTGCTACCTCCCACCCTCACCCAGGTCTACCTCACCGGTCTCACTGCATTTCTAAGTCGTGACcctgaaaaaagaggaagaaaagataCAAAGACTGTGACACCTCAACAGAG TATTGTGGACATGCTGAGTCAGTATCGATCTGAGTTGTGTGAGCTGAGCCAGCTGGCTTGGAAAGGCTTAGAGGACAGCAAGATCCTCTTCATGGAAGAAGACATTTCTCAGgatgttttacatttttcagtcaGGACGGGCCTCTTCTCAAAG GTGGAGCTCAGACGTGAGGATGGGATGCTGGTCAACTCCTATTGCTTCATCCATCTGACAGTGCAGGAGTTTTTGGCTGCGCTCAGAATTATGACCAGTCAAGATGTTAGTGAAGCGCAGCTGACGAAGAG ATTCAGTCTGAAAACTCGCTGGACGACCAAGTCAGACCAGAGGACAGTCTTCACTGACTCCCTgcacctgtatgtgtgtggtctGGCTTCCCCACGCTGCACTCAAGCCTTAGTTCAACTAGCCAGGACCTCTGGTGGAGCAGGAGGCCTAAGTTTTGTCCAAACACGACAAGCCCTTGTtataaaaatgctgaaaaaactGTGTCACAGCAACACGTTGACTGGACCAAAG ATATTGGAGCTTTGTCACTGTGTCCAGGAGAGCCAGGACCACCAGTTGGCTCAGCGGGTTTTGGGTATGAGACCCACCCTGGAGCTGCGCAACATCCGGCTAGAGCCGAACGATATTGATGCTCTGGCTTTTGTAGTTAACTCAGTTGGTGATAATTTCATCGGACTGGACTTTGGAGCATGCTCAATGGAGTTGGAGTGTTTAGATGTCCTACCCCGGTGTCAGTACATTCACTATCTCTG tttTCGTGGGCGTAAGTATGGGGACAAGTTTGCTGAGAAGCTGTCCTCCATTTTGCCAAAATTCACAACCCTGAGGAAACTAGA GTTTTGTGGTGCCAGCCTGACGGCCACAGGAGCAGCTTGTCTGGCCTCTGCCCTGCAGAACTGTCCGGCCATCACTGAAATCAA TGTGAGTGACAACAATCTGAAGGATGCAGGCATCGAACACATTGCTGATGTTTTCACCAAACTACCAGGACTGGTCTCTGTGAT GCTGGGTCGAAACAACAGCTCTCTGAAAGCAGTGGACTGTCTCATCAGgaaaatgacttcatgtttgAACATCCAGCACGTTCATGCAGA TGGGATGAAGGAAATGACAGTAACTTTCTCCCAAAACTCTGATTTGAAGGG CCATGAAACTAAGTCTGAGCCGAGAATCAG CTTGTTGAACCAGAAATGGAGCCAGCCTGAGATGCATAAACTTGCAGAGTCAGTGGCGTGTTGCCCCGCCTTGTCCATCCTGGA CATGAATGACAGCTGCTCTTCAGTGGAGGATTTGGTGattctgactgctctgctgcctgACTGTCCCGCTGTGATCGAGCTTCATATCAG ACTACAGAGTCCTGCCCAGGTGTCTATAGTGTTCTCTGGAAGGAGGGAAAAACCTGCAGACGAAAGATCTAAAATACTCTG cctcagctgctgtggtcTGCTGCCTGCCGATCTGGAGAGAGTGTGGAGGAGTTTGGGAACCTCCTCGGATGTCACTTTGCTGGA tctgtccagtAACTGTTTAGGCAAAAAAGGTCTGAGGAAGCTGTTGGAGGTCTTGCCTCGTCTGAGTGACATCCAGGAGATCCA tgccCATAACAACAACATCGGCATGGACGGAGTGGTGATGCTGGCTGATGCTTTGTGTTCCCATAACAGCTTAACAGAAATCCTCATCAG TCATGAAGGCAGAGAGCAGGTGACCCTGAAGTTCTGCCCTGACAAAAG caatgacagacagcagatgaaGACGTTCAG GATAAAcgacagcagcctgctgccatCTAATGTAACCACGCTGTGTAGAAGACTGGTCCAGTGTCACTCCCCTTTGGAGTTAGA TTTGTCTCACAGCTCGCTGACAGACAAGGCAGTTGAGAATCTGCTGAAGGTTTTGCCAAAGATGACATCACTGCAGAGGCTGAA TGTCAGCCACAGCATCACatccacagctgcagcactgatgttGGTCAGTTGTTTGACTGTCAGTCAGCGAGCCATGTCAGTGGAGCTCAG GCCTCAGACTGAATCCTTCATCCATTttgacagtgtgaaagcagaacatgccagctgcag GTTAACTCATTTCTCCTTGAATGGAGACAGCTTGGAGAGACTGCTTGGGATCCTGCAGCAGGGTCCCCACCTGTCTGGTCTGGA TTTATCAAGTAACCAACTGGAAGATGAAGGAGTGAAGCGTTTTGTGGATTCTCTGCCAGAGCTGAAAATCATCAGCTGCGTCAA TTTGAGCAACAACAGCCTGACCCAGCAGGGGCTGCTGGATGTGGCCAGTACACTGTCTACCTGTGCTAACGTCTCTGATGTAGAAGTCAG TTTGAGAGCAGGGGAGAGGTGTGTCATCTGGTTTACACAATATGAAGGCTGTGAAAAAACTCTGAG CGTCAGAGAGAGTAGTTTGGAACATGAACATCTGATCAGATTAGCAGAgattgtgtctgtctgtcccagtCTGACCAAACTGGA GTTGAAGAACAATTGGCTGCAGTCAGACTGGATTGAAGACTTTGTGAAAGCGTtgaacagcagtgacagaggatTCAGTGTGAG TATTGAGGAGTATTGGATCAGATCTGAGGAAGCTGTTAGTTTGGTGTGTCGCTGTCTGGACCTCAACAGCAACATACACACGATCAA GGTTCACTACACCACGCTGCACCTGTCTTTGATGAAGTCCACTGAGCTGACTTCAGTCAG tgatgaCTCTGCAGATCTGACTCCATCAATGGCCACAGAGAAAATAGG CCTTATGGACTGTGCAGTGGAGGGACATCAGCTTGCATCGATGACACGAATCATCCAGAAGTGTCCTTTACTGACAGAGCTGGA TTTTTCCAACAACACTTTGGGTCTAGAGGGAGCTgagtttctctgctctgttctgcccTCACTGCCACATCTCACATCTCTCAG TATTGCTTCCAAAGAGGCTCGTGTGGTTGAGAAGCTCTCAGAGGCTTTGCTGCAGGCCACAGCCCTTCAGCGCTTAAA tCTATCAGGTCATGTGATTGATGACTCTGCTGCTCAGATTATGACCATGGTGTTTCCCCGTCTACGATCACTTAA CCTGTCTCATTGTGTGTGGTCAGCGGCAGGAGGGCTGCAGCTCATCAAAGCCctgggagagtgtgtgagtcTGGAAGGCCTTTG TCTGGACTCTTTGGAGCTGAATGAGGAGAGCAGGGTGTGTCTGGCACAATCACTGAGGAATATCAACTCTATACGCAGTCTCAA gctaaATAAGATTGCTCCAGCAATGGGACAATCAGGAGCAAACAGTGTGTTAGATCTCCTACCTGCCTTGGAGGGACTCACACGAATGGAGGAGATAGA GTTGGATGGCTGGAGGATGGCTGATAGAGGAATAGAGCTGCTGACCAGACTGCTTCCTGTCTGGACGCAGCTCACGAAGATCAG TCTTTCTAAGAACCTTATCAGTGACCAATCAGGAGACAAGCTACTGGAGGCTTTGAGCAGCTGTGGTCACCTGGAAGAGCTCCA TGTGTCTGGTAATAATCTGGGTGACCTCACTGCTGCCAGGATGGCTCTCGTTCTGCCATCGCTCACACACGTCACAGTGTTAGa TATTTCAGAAAACCGTATTGGACATGAAGGGTCAGTGAGTCTGTCCAAAGCAATAATGTGCATGAAGAACCTCACCAAGATTCA TCTGACCTCTGTTGGGACTTCAGAGCTGTGTGCTGTAGCTGCCAGTCTGGCCCACTGTCCCCTCATACAGGATGTGGG GCTGGGCTGGAATACTTGTGGTGATGATGTGGCAGAGGAGCTGGCCAGAGTTATGCCTCTCTGTCAGAAGCTGACCAGGATAGA tCTGGAGTCAAACAGTGTGAGTGTCTTCGGAGCAGAGGCCCTGGTTAGAGCCCTACAGTTGTgtcctgctctgcagctcatcag GCTGTGGAGGAACAACATCTCTCCCACTGAGGCCAACAGGCTCCATCTGAAGGACAGGAGGCTGAATTTCTCCTCCACCTGA